A single region of the Saprospiraceae bacterium genome encodes:
- a CDS encoding FeoA family protein yields the protein MVAVLSDQKQYPGVKVSPNGQKIISHFTDEGIASKLMSMGILPGSHIALVRKAPMGGGWYLKIDNKILALREKELGCIVMR from the coding sequence GTGGTTGCAGTTCTTTCAGATCAAAAACAGTACCCAGGAGTGAAAGTGAGCCCCAATGGTCAAAAAATCATCTCTCACTTTACGGATGAAGGCATCGCTAGTAAATTAATGTCCATGGGGATTTTACCAGGCAGCCATATTGCTTTGGTTCGCAAAGCGCCAATGGGTGGCGGATGGTATCTCAAAATCGACAACAAAATACTGGCGCTTAGGGAAAAAGAGTTGGGATGCATCGTCATGAGGTAA
- a CDS encoding peptidoglycan-binding domain-containing protein, with protein sequence MRKSSLSLLFAFLALGLHAQEAGDFPPNSEPGKCYAKCLIADDYEEVTERVVVKAASKKTDIIPTSFTMVTEQLVKKEGTKTYSLSQTKYQPIKDELEIKPESKRLIYVPAEYETVEEQVMVKEATVRYVPVAAVYETVTERVEIKPASKRLRVIPAVFKDTIERVMIKEASTRIERELARYETQTERIEVSPSATKWVKRQADRNCLSADPNDCLIWCLVEVPAQFKNVTKQVRVGCEEGWTDNGEDCTRIIDIPAEFENRSKRIVKTPTQVVEEEIPAEYKEITKQVLKSPATTKEEIIPAEYTTIKTLKIKTPATTREEIIPAEFITVSKQAIEEEAEAIEAEVPAEMETITRQVVQQAATLVSTDVPAEYETVTKKNLVRKGGFTEWREVLCPNEVTAFTIRQVQEALKAKGYDPGPLDNILGAQTKAALTKFQRDSGLPIGNLDLETLRALNIQF encoded by the coding sequence ATGAGAAAATCGAGTTTATCACTCCTTTTTGCTTTTTTGGCATTGGGGCTTCATGCACAGGAAGCCGGGGACTTTCCCCCCAACAGTGAACCTGGAAAGTGTTATGCAAAATGTCTGATTGCCGATGACTATGAGGAAGTTACCGAAAGAGTCGTCGTCAAAGCTGCCTCTAAAAAAACAGATATTATTCCTACCTCTTTCACTATGGTCACTGAACAGTTAGTTAAGAAAGAAGGGACCAAGACCTATTCGCTTTCGCAAACCAAATACCAACCCATTAAAGATGAATTGGAAATAAAACCTGAAAGTAAGCGGCTCATCTACGTTCCAGCTGAATACGAGACCGTGGAAGAACAGGTTATGGTAAAAGAAGCTACTGTTCGCTATGTGCCTGTGGCCGCTGTTTATGAAACGGTAACGGAGCGCGTGGAAATCAAGCCTGCGTCTAAACGGCTTAGGGTTATTCCTGCTGTATTTAAAGATACGATAGAAAGGGTCATGATAAAAGAAGCCTCTACCCGCATAGAAAGGGAATTAGCTCGTTATGAAACCCAAACCGAGCGAATCGAAGTTTCTCCTTCAGCCACAAAATGGGTGAAACGCCAGGCAGATCGCAATTGTTTATCTGCCGACCCCAATGATTGTTTGATTTGGTGTTTAGTAGAAGTACCGGCCCAATTTAAAAATGTGACCAAGCAGGTGCGGGTTGGCTGTGAAGAGGGCTGGACGGATAATGGAGAGGATTGTACCCGAATCATTGACATCCCTGCCGAATTTGAAAATCGTAGCAAAAGAATCGTAAAAACGCCGACACAAGTTGTAGAGGAGGAGATCCCTGCTGAATATAAAGAAATCACCAAACAGGTCCTTAAATCACCCGCTACGACCAAAGAAGAAATTATTCCAGCTGAATATACAACCATTAAAACCTTAAAAATAAAAACACCTGCCACAACCAGAGAAGAAATTATTCCAGCCGAATTTATAACTGTTTCTAAACAAGCCATTGAGGAGGAAGCCGAAGCCATTGAAGCAGAAGTTCCGGCAGAAATGGAAACCATCACCAGACAGGTTGTGCAACAAGCCGCCACCCTTGTGTCCACTGATGTGCCTGCTGAATATGAAACGGTTACCAAAAAGAACCTCGTTAGAAAGGGCGGATTCACCGAATGGCGGGAAGTGCTTTGCCCCAATGAAGTAACGGCATTCACTATTCGCCAGGTCCAAGAGGCCTTGAAGGCAAAAGGGTACGATCCTGGCCCACTCGATAATATTCTAGGTGCCCAAACAAAAGCCGCGCTAACTAAGTTTCAGCGGGATAGCGGGCTCCCTATTGGCAACTTGGACTTAGAAACATTAAGGGCCTTAAATATCCAGTTCTAA
- a CDS encoding HD domain-containing protein: MSKKKIFNDPVYGFISVPYGILFQLIEHPFFQRLRRIKQLSLTHYVYPGALHTRFHHALGALHLMIQAIATLREKGVQITNEEAEAVSMAILLHDIGHGPFSHTLEHTLINVTHEELSIWFMEKLNQEFDGALDMAIAIFQNKYHKHFLHQLVSGQLDMDRMDYLTRDSFFTGVYEGVIGYDRIIKMLSVKDDELVVEIKGIYSIEKFLIARRLMYWQVYLHKTVLSAEQMLLRTLRRAKQLVQQDQTVPASKSLNYFLLHDLEQKGLEGDRDQLLQHFAALDDFDIVSGLKEWQSHKDPILSYLSHCLINRKLFKLSFQPTAPDEAQLSAIAASISKQFPTVDQAANYFLITGKETNRAYSPSKDEIKMLLKSDEVFPLSQITDYDIQHRIITKHYLCFPKNIS; the protein is encoded by the coding sequence ATGAGTAAAAAGAAAATATTTAACGATCCAGTTTATGGCTTTATTAGCGTACCCTACGGGATTCTTTTTCAACTAATAGAGCATCCTTTTTTCCAGCGCTTGCGAAGAATCAAGCAACTGAGCTTGACCCACTATGTCTACCCGGGGGCTTTGCATACGCGATTTCACCATGCCTTGGGCGCACTGCATCTGATGATCCAGGCGATTGCCACGCTCCGGGAAAAAGGTGTCCAGATCACAAATGAAGAAGCAGAGGCGGTGAGTATGGCTATTTTGCTCCATGATATTGGTCATGGGCCCTTTTCGCACACACTTGAACACACCTTGATAAATGTGACGCACGAGGAGCTTTCTATTTGGTTTATGGAAAAGCTCAACCAGGAGTTTGATGGAGCCTTGGATATGGCTATTGCTATTTTTCAAAACAAGTATCACAAGCATTTTCTCCACCAACTGGTATCGGGGCAATTGGATATGGATCGGATGGATTATTTAACCCGGGATAGCTTTTTTACCGGTGTATATGAAGGGGTCATTGGGTATGACCGAATCATAAAAATGCTTTCGGTCAAGGATGATGAACTCGTTGTAGAAATCAAAGGGATTTATTCCATTGAAAAATTCCTGATTGCCAGGCGATTGATGTATTGGCAGGTTTATTTGCATAAAACGGTGTTATCGGCAGAGCAAATGCTGCTGAGAACCTTGCGTAGGGCTAAGCAATTGGTTCAACAAGACCAAACCGTACCTGCCAGCAAAAGCTTGAACTATTTTTTGTTACACGACTTGGAGCAAAAAGGTCTGGAGGGAGATCGAGATCAGCTGCTTCAGCATTTTGCTGCGCTGGATGATTTTGATATCGTTTCGGGCTTAAAAGAATGGCAATCTCATAAAGACCCGATCTTAAGCTACCTGTCGCACTGCCTGATCAATCGAAAACTATTCAAATTAAGCTTCCAGCCAACAGCACCCGATGAAGCCCAACTAAGTGCTATAGCAGCAAGCATTTCAAAGCAATTCCCCACAGTAGATCAAGCGGCTAACTATTTCCTGATAACAGGAAAAGAAACCAACCGCGCATACAGCCCTTCTAAAGATGAAATAAAGATGTTGTTGAAGTCCGACGAAGTATTTCCCTTGTCCCAAATCACAGATTATGACATTCAACATCGGATCATTACGAAGCACTATCTCTGCTTTCCGAAAAATATAAGTTAA